AGAGGTCTGCTCCACTTCTACAAATCCGTCGAAGTCAATCAGAACTACGGAAATCCCTGCAACGAAATCGGAATCATACTCTTAAGAGCTGGAAAAGAAACGGAAGCAGTCTACTGGTTGAAAAAATCTCTACGTTGCGACTTGAACGACGCGCCTCACATCTCCCTCTATAACTTGGCAACTCTATACAAAATCTGGAATCGACCGGAACGTTCCTTGCAGTATTTGCACCGAGCGATCCAAATCAAACCCGATTTCGAAGAAGCAAGAAAACTCAAAGAAGAATTGGGATCAGCGATCTAAAAATTCACTTTGGGGCGTGTCTCTGCTAACGCAGAGTCGCGCTCTCGCTGCAATGTGCAAAGCGCCATCGAAACCGTTCGGATAAATCGGAATCGAATCTAAGAAATGGGCGCATTGCAGTATTTTCGCTCGATCGCTCACGCAACGAATCAAGCTGTTGGAATTTTCAAAACCGAATCCTGGATCGAAGTTCCACAAAGAGGAATGAAATTTCGTAAAATTTGAATTTGTGTAAGAGTTCCTACAGATTCCTGTCACATCGAGTTTCTGTGGAGTCCTTAATCGTTCTTTAATATTTCTAAAACGTGTGAGTTCCCACAGATTCCGTCGCATCGCTTTCTTGCGGAGTCCTTAAATATTCTTTAAAATTCCGAAAATGTTAGAGTTCCTACGAATTCTGTCGCATCGACTTTTTGCGGAATTCTTAAATATTCTCTAAGATTTCCGAAAATGTGTAAGAGTTCCCACAGATTCCGTCGCATCGCCTTTCTACCGGTTTCTTAAATATTCTCTAATATTCTTAAAATGTAAGAGTTCCCACAGTTTCAGTCTTAAAACAAATCCTTAAGAAATCGGCGAACGAAATTCCACCGGAACGGGAACTCGCGGAGATTCACCGGAATCCGGGATTGCGATTTTTTCCCCACGGAAATGAATTTCAAAACCGTTCTCGGATTCTTCTAAAAATGGACTCAGCTCCGAAAGACAATTCCGATCGGGTCTGAATTTTAATTTATGATTTTTCGAAGTTCTCGCAAAAAGACAGCCTTCGGCATCTAAAAAAAATAAAAGATCTTTGAGAGAAAAAACGGTATCAGATTCCGAAAGGAAGACTAACGTTCCATCGACTTCTCTACAGGAAGTGAGATGAATCGGATAGCCGTTCAATTCCACATAACCGTTTTCGGAAAGTTCACCGAAACGATTGTCGATAAAAACGCCGAATTCATCTTCGTGCAAATTTTTGCGGAAGTAGGAAAGAACTTCTTTTTGAATGATTCTATTCCCGTTGAAAATCCAACGATCTTCCGCATCCACATAGATCTCACTGTTGAATCTTCTCGGGGATTTTTTTTCCAATTCGCTCATGGATTCTTCATTTACCTTCGCTCATCCTTATAACGGTAGGCGACTCCTTCGATCACTCCCATTTCATTATTCACATATCCAATGGCGACTGTGTTCCCGTCCCCGTTTCCGGATTGAACCAAAGTCGGAGGGACGCTTACGATTCCTCTCCCGGTAAAGATCACACCGTCCATATGATTTGTAAAAAGTTCCTTCTTCAGAGACACAATCAGATAATCTGGAACCTTTCCATTTACAAAGGTTCGGATGAGAATTTTCCCATACGTTCGATAGGGTTTCGGAGGAGAAGAATTTCGAATTTCAATTTCTTCCCAGGAGGACTTATGAGAAAAACCGAATTCTTCTCTTAGAACCGTTTCCGGGATAAATTCTACAGACTCACAAGAAAAAAGAGTGGAAAGTAGAATCAGTACCGGAAGAATCTTCGCAATCCGTAAAAATATGCGAAATCGGGACAATTTTTCCGTTTCCGGATGCATGATTCCATTCAGAAAAAATGGAAATAAGGCGCAAGTGTTTTAATCTTGTTTCTCGTTTGGCGAGAAGCGAGTTGTTCAAAATAATTTAAATGTTATGATAAAATGGGATCAGGGTAACTAGTTCGGACCTCGATTTTCGAGTCGTACCATCCCTAAAACTTCATATGGAAGATACAGAGTTAGAGAAAAGGTCAAGAGAGAACGTCTTAAAAATCGGATATTGTTCTCTGGACGAGATCGAAGAGAAAGTAAAAGCCTTTCGGGTGATGAACCAAAACGCCGCCAAAAAGAGATATCTTATAACAAGAGAACCGATTCTTGACTCGAATGGAAAAGCCCTTCTGGCAAAAGCGGCTGAGATTGATATTTCAGCGGCGAAACT
Above is a genomic segment from Leptospira stimsonii containing:
- a CDS encoding tetratricopeptide repeat protein, with the protein product MELENFTPSDFLEAAKYFYKTGDSDRAEYLFKLTLEEEDHHEAYFFLGLMENQKGNHERGLLHFYKSVEVNQNYGNPCNEIGIILLRAGKETEAVYWLKKSLRCDLNDAPHISLYNLATLYKIWNRPERSLQYLHRAIQIKPDFEEARKLKEELGSAI